A stretch of the Argentina anserina chromosome 6, drPotAnse1.1, whole genome shotgun sequence genome encodes the following:
- the LOC126798820 gene encoding light-harvesting complex-like protein OHP1, chloroplastic isoform X1 encodes MATSSSTILSSSFLPAGILTASHPTQKLCIFSNGTVHRTASTKRAAFSVRAAKLPPGVCSLLTLSVVVPKKEPKFEAPFLGFTRTAEIWNSRACMIGLIGTFIVELILNKGILQLIGVEIGKGLDLPL; translated from the exons ATGGCAACTTCATCATCTACCATACTATCATCTTCCTTCCTTCCTGCTGGGATTTTAACAGCAAGCCATCCAACCCAGAAACTCTGTATTTTCTCAAATGGGACTGTGCATCGCACAGCCTCTACAAAACGTGCTGCCTTCAGCGTTCGAGCTGCCAAGCTTCCTCCTGGAGTATGTTCTTTGCTTACTTTGTCA GTGGTGGTGCCAAAAAAGGAGCCAAAGTTTGAGGCCCCTTTTCTTGGGTTCACCAGGACTGCAGAAATATGGAACTCTAGAGCTTGTATGATTGGACTTATTGGAACCTTCATTGTAGAATTG atATTGAACAAGGGGATACTGCAGCTGATTGGAGtggaaattggaaaaggtctTGATCTTCCTCTGTGA
- the LOC126798820 gene encoding light-harvesting complex-like protein OHP1, chloroplastic isoform X2 gives MATSSSTILSSSFLPAGILTASHPTQKLCIFSNGTVHRTASTKRAAFSVRAAKLPPGVVVPKKEPKFEAPFLGFTRTAEIWNSRACMIGLIGTFIVELILNKGILQLIGVEIGKGLDLPL, from the exons ATGGCAACTTCATCATCTACCATACTATCATCTTCCTTCCTTCCTGCTGGGATTTTAACAGCAAGCCATCCAACCCAGAAACTCTGTATTTTCTCAAATGGGACTGTGCATCGCACAGCCTCTACAAAACGTGCTGCCTTCAGCGTTCGAGCTGCCAAGCTTCCTCCTGGA GTGGTGGTGCCAAAAAAGGAGCCAAAGTTTGAGGCCCCTTTTCTTGGGTTCACCAGGACTGCAGAAATATGGAACTCTAGAGCTTGTATGATTGGACTTATTGGAACCTTCATTGTAGAATTG atATTGAACAAGGGGATACTGCAGCTGATTGGAGtggaaattggaaaaggtctTGATCTTCCTCTGTGA
- the LOC126798818 gene encoding uncharacterized protein LOC126798818, whose protein sequence is MIRTALSRAAPATVAARTSPKLLPSLLARSLPSRLLHDGTNANPVALQMINYALSLARSHKSDESYGQAQLVLEQCLSSQPSEGQDLASHNSRAMVLMAMSTLLSERGKLDDAIDKLKKVEDLSSSSVGVRIAALEAVVGLHLELKQDHTSSVLADKCLELAAKNDELEASDPEGYTRAVAVKGLVELVHGNLGLCKDVAKGELFIREVERNVEEVEEFTGSTALFFGELLHARQSFEMAKKVYQKIIQNDSSNEEFSDRTALAAGNMSSDKVLLAATCTLGQLEAHLGNFGDAEEILTKALTKTEEHFGSHHPKVGVVLTCIALMFRRKAIKEHSSSILIQEGLYRKAIELLKAPPFEAEGAETKVDRNDIVALARGGYAEVLCVQQNRKHQGEEMKKWAEAAWGNRRLSLAEALDVSNSDESLKVPILDARISRVL, encoded by the exons ATGATACGCACTGCGCTATCACGAGCGGCACCAGCCACCGTCGCCGCCCGCACCTCCCCGAAGCTCCTCCCTTCTCTCCTCGCACGATCTCTGCCGTCCAGGCTTCTCCACGATGGGACTAACGCCAACCCTGTTGCTCTTCAGATGATCAACTACGCCCTCTCTCTCGCCAGGTCTCACAAATCAG aTGAATCATACGGACAAGCTCAGCTTGTGTTGGAACAGTGCCTGTCCTCTCAGCCAAGTGAAGGCCAGGACCTTGCTAGTCATAATTCAAGGGCAATGGTGTTAATGGCTATGTCTACTTTGTTATCTGAAAG AGGAAAGCTTGATGACGCAATAGATAAACTGAAGAAAGTTGAAGACTTGAGCAGCTCTTCAGTTGGTGTTAGGA TTGCTGCATTGGAGGCGGTTGTTGGACTGCACTTAGAGTTGAAACAG GATCATACCTCATCAGTGCTAGcggataaatgcttagaactTGCAGCAAAAAATGATGAACTTGAAGCTAGTGATCCCGAGGGATATACCCGAGCTGTAGCAGTAAAAGGACTTGTTGAGCTTGTTCATGGCAATCTTGGATTATGTAAAGATGTTGCTAAAG GTGAACTTTTCATTCGAGAAGTTGAGAGAAATGTTGAAGAAGTCGAAGAATTTACCG GTAGTACTGCTTTATTTTTCGGAGAGCTCTTGCATGCCAGACAGAGCTTTGAGATGGCAAAGAAAGTTTACCAGAAAATTATTCAAAATGATTCTAGTAATGAAGAGTTCAGTGACCGTACTGCATTAGCAGCTGGTAATATGTCGTCAGACAAAGTTTTGTTAGCAGCCACATGCACGTTGGGACAGCTTGAGGCTCATTTAGG GAACTTTGGTGATGCTGAGGAGATATTAACAAAAGCTTTAACTAAAACAGAGGAACATTTTG GCTCTCATCATCCGAAAGTGGGCGTTGTTTTAACCTGCATAGCTCTCATGTTTCGGCGTAAAGCAATCAAAGAGCATTCCAGTTCTATATTGATCCAAGAG GGACTTTATAGGAAGGCTATAGAGTTGCTGAAAGCTCCACCATTTGAGGCTGAAG GTGCAGAAACAAAGGTAGATAGAAATGATATAGTCGCCCTTGCAAGAG GTGGGTATGCAGAAGTACTTTGTGTCCAACAGAACCGAAAGCATCAAggagaagaaatgaagaagtgGGCGGAGGCTGCATGGGGAAATCGCAGGCTTTCATTGGCAGAAGCATTAGATGTATCTAATTCAGATGAATCTTtaaaagttccaattttagatGCTCGAATCAGCAGGGTGCTGTAG